A stretch of the Bombyx mori chromosome 12, ASM3026992v2 genome encodes the following:
- the LOC101744274 gene encoding disks large 1 tumor suppressor protein isoform X23: MKQVNGIEGGANERTQGEDGYIYLSVALSRAGGAGLGFSIAGGSDNPHVADDPHIYVTKLIPGGAAAASQLLINDAILQVNDVNVENVTHAEAVDALKKAGSTVRLKVRRRAIEDTLNVSQVSNKEESVEIELIKGGSGLGFSIAGGLGNQHIPGDNGIYVTKIMAGGAAHQDGRLRVGDKLLMVKNTSNGDVNLDNVTHEDAVAALKATGERVLLVLVPGPRHGQPSPRTSRANTPSSAANSLRREDATDGGEEVRVVELEKGPSGLGFNIVGGEDGHGIYVSFLLAGGPAERSGALRRGDRLLAVNDLDISHATHEQAAKALKSTGQIVKLTVVYRPQEYNKFEARINELKQHHTLLRTSQKRSLYVRALFDYDPIRDDGLPSRGLPFRYGDILHVTNASDDEWWQARRLGQDKVDTDAIGIIPSKRRWERKQRARDRQVKFQGQGTPVSTSQSTLERKKKTLSFSRKFPFMKSREDGKSEDGSDQEPFMLCYTQEDANADGEILYRVELPMMEEITLIYLEDESQDETVLSYETVQQLTIAYTRPVIILGPLKDRINDDLISEFPDKFGSCVPHTTRPRRDYEVDGRDYHFVASREQMERDIQNHLFIEAGQYNDNLYGTSVASVREVAEKGKHCILDVSGNAIKRLQVAQLFPIAIFIKPKSVESIMEMNKRMTEEQAKKTYERALKMEQEFAEYFTAVVTGDTPEEIYSKVKAVIAAESGPSVWVPRREPL; this comes from the exons ATGAAGCAG GTTAATGGCATAGAAGGTGGAGCAAATGAAAGAACACAGGGTGAGGATGGCTACATTTACCTCTCGGTGGCACTGTCTCGAGCTGGTGGTGCTGGCTTGGGCTTCAGCATTGCAGGAGGGTCTGACAATCCCCATGTGGCAGATGACCCTCATATCTATGTCACAAAGCTCATACCTGGTGGTGCTGCTGCAGCCAGTCAGTTACTGATTAATGATGCTATTTTACag GTGAATGATGTGAATGTAGAAAATGTGACACATGCTGAAGCGGTTGATGCACTGAAAAAGGCTGGTAGTACTGTGAGATTg AAAGTGCGACGTCGAGCTATAGAAGATACCCTAAACGTGTCACAAGTGTCAAACAAAGAGGAATCTGTGGAAATAGAACTTATAAAAGGTGGCTCTGGCTTGGGCTTCAGTATAGCAGGCGGACTCGGTAACCAACACATACCCGGTGAcaacggcatttacgttaccAAAATCATGGCCGGCGGCGCTGCGCATCAAGATGGACGTTTAAGAGTTGGTGATAAATTGCTTATGGTCAAAAACACTTCT aacGGAGATGTCAATTTGGATAACGTGACACACGAGGATGCCGTGGCCGCTCTAAAGGCAACAGGAGAACGCGTGTTGCTAGTTTTGGTACCAGGGCCGAGACACGGACAACCCTCGCCGCGCACTTCTCGAGCTAACACAC cgtCGAGCGCAGCAAATTCTCTCCGACGCGAAGACGCAACGGACGGCGGCGAGGAGGTACGCGTGGTGGAGCTGGAGAAAGGTCCCTCGGGCCTGGGGTTCAACATCGTCGGTGGCGAAGACGGGCACGGCATCTACGTTTCTTTCCTGTTGGCCGGCGGACCTGCGGAGAGGTCCGGCGCTCTACGGAGAGGAGACCGTCTGCTCGCAGTCAACGATCTTGACATATCGCACGCCACACACGAACAGGCCGCCAAAGCCCTGAAG aGCACGGGTCAAATTGTTAAATTGACTGTTGTGTATCGTCCACAAGAATACAATAAGTTTGAAGCACGAATCAATGAATTGAAACAACATCATACGCTATTACGGACATCTCAAAAACGATCCTTGTATGTAAG AGCATTATTTGACTACGACCCCATTCGAGACGATGGTCTACCTTCGAGAGGATTGCCGTTTCGATATGGCGATATATTGCATGTTACAAATGCGTCCGATGACGAATGGTGGCAAGCCAG AAGGCTGGGTCAGGATAAAGTGGACACCGATGCTATCGGTATAATTCCTTCGAAACGTCGATGGGAAAGAAAACAGCGGGCACGCGATCGACAAGTTAAATTCCAGGGACAGGGTACACCGGTCAGTACG AGCCAATCCACTCTggaaaggaaaaagaaaactttATCTTTCAGTAGAAAATTCCCATTCATGAAGAGTCGAGAAGACGGCAAATCTGAAGATGGTTCCGATCAAGAAC CTTTCATGCTTTGTTACACGCAGGAGGACGCTAACGCTGACG GAGAAATCTTGTATCGAGTGGAACTTCCCATGATGGAGGAGATAACGCTCATATATCTCGAGGACGAGA GTCAAGACGAGACGGTGTTGTCTTACGAAACAGTTCAGCAATTGACGATCGCGTACACTCGGCCCGTGATAATATTGGGCCCATTGAAAGATAGAATAAACGACGACCTCATTTCCGAGTTCCCTGACAAGTTTGGAAGCTGCGTGCCTC ATACGACACGGCCAAGACGCGACTACGAGGTGGACGGGCGGGACTACCACTTCGTGGCCAGCCGCGAGCAGATGGAGCGCGACATACAGAATCACCTGTTCATCGAGGCCGGCCAGTACAACGACAATCTGTACGGAACGTCCGTGGCATCCGTGCGAGAAGTCGCCGAGAAG GGCAAGCATTGCATTTTGGACGTCAGCGGTAACGCAATCAAGAGATTGCAAGTAGCACAACTATTCCCTATTGCCATATTTATCAAACCAAAGAGTGTAGAGTCTATAat GGAAATGAACAAGAGAATGACAGAAGAACAAGCGAAGAAAACTTATGAACGTGCCCTTAAAATGGAGCAAGAATTCGCTGAATATTTTACTg CCGTGGTGACGGGCGACACGCCGGAAGAGATATACTCGAAGGTGAAGGCGGTGATCGCGGCGGAGAGCGGCCCGTCCGTGTGGGTGCCGCGCCGCGAGCCCCTGTGA
- the LOC101744274 gene encoding disks large 1 tumor suppressor protein isoform X5 has protein sequence MPVRKQEAHRALELLEDYHSKLIKPQDRQLRLAIERVIRIFKSRLFQALLDIQEFYELTLLDDTKSVQQKTAETIRIANKWELDSNRREISTDEIEYRSVSNAFLHDNNKKSESRNETPDSGKVRSVVSPSDEVEEKKAHVASSEMKQVNGIEGGANERTQGEDGYIYLSVALSRAGGAGLGFSIAGGSDNPHVADDPHIYVTKLIPGGAAAASQLLINDAILQVNDVNVENVTHAEAVDALKKAGSTVRLKVRRRAIEDTLNVSQVSNKEESVEIELIKGGSGLGFSIAGGLGNQHIPGDNGIYVTKIMAGGAAHQDGRLRVGDKLLMVKNTSNGDVNLDNVTHEDAVAALKATGERVLLVLVPGPRHGQPSPRTSRANTPSSAANSLRREDATDGGEEVRVVELEKGPSGLGFNIVGGEDGHGIYVSFLLAGGPAERSGALRRGDRLLAVNDLDISHATHEQAAKALKSTGQIVKLTVVYRPQEYNKFEARINELKQHHTLLRTSQKRSLYVRALFDYDPIRDDGLPSRGLPFRYGDILHVTNASDDEWWQARRLGQDKVDTDAIGIIPSKRRWERKQRARDRQVKFQGQGTPVSTSQSTLERKKKTLSFSRKFPFMKSREDGKSEDGSDQEPFMLCYTQEDANADGEILYRVELPMMEEITLIYLEDESQDETVLSYETVQQLTIAYTRPVIILGPLKDRINDDLISEFPDKFGSCVPHTTRPRRDYEVDGRDYHFVASREQMERDIQNHLFIEAGQYNDNLYGTSVASVREVAEKGKHCILDVSGNAIKRLQVAQLFPIAIFIKPKSVESIMEMNKRMTEEQAKKTYERALKMEQEFAEYFTAVVTGDTPEEIYSKVKAVIAAESGPSVWVPRREPL, from the exons ATATCCAAGAGTTCTATGAGCTCACTCTCCTCGATGATACGAAGTCAGTACAACAGAAAACTGCAGAAACAATCCGTATCGCTAACAAGTGGGAATTGGACAGCAACAGACGAGAG ATATCAACGGATGAAATTGAATATAGATCGGTATCAAATGCATTTCTACACGACAACAATAAGAAGTCTGAATCACGTAATGAGACACCAGACTCGGGTAAG GTGCGTTCTGTCGTATCACCAAGTGATGAAGTTGAAGAAAAGAAA GCTCACGTCGCATCATCTGAAATGAAGCAG GTTAATGGCATAGAAGGTGGAGCAAATGAAAGAACACAGGGTGAGGATGGCTACATTTACCTCTCGGTGGCACTGTCTCGAGCTGGTGGTGCTGGCTTGGGCTTCAGCATTGCAGGAGGGTCTGACAATCCCCATGTGGCAGATGACCCTCATATCTATGTCACAAAGCTCATACCTGGTGGTGCTGCTGCAGCCAGTCAGTTACTGATTAATGATGCTATTTTACag GTGAATGATGTGAATGTAGAAAATGTGACACATGCTGAAGCGGTTGATGCACTGAAAAAGGCTGGTAGTACTGTGAGATTg AAAGTGCGACGTCGAGCTATAGAAGATACCCTAAACGTGTCACAAGTGTCAAACAAAGAGGAATCTGTGGAAATAGAACTTATAAAAGGTGGCTCTGGCTTGGGCTTCAGTATAGCAGGCGGACTCGGTAACCAACACATACCCGGTGAcaacggcatttacgttaccAAAATCATGGCCGGCGGCGCTGCGCATCAAGATGGACGTTTAAGAGTTGGTGATAAATTGCTTATGGTCAAAAACACTTCT aacGGAGATGTCAATTTGGATAACGTGACACACGAGGATGCCGTGGCCGCTCTAAAGGCAACAGGAGAACGCGTGTTGCTAGTTTTGGTACCAGGGCCGAGACACGGACAACCCTCGCCGCGCACTTCTCGAGCTAACACAC cgtCGAGCGCAGCAAATTCTCTCCGACGCGAAGACGCAACGGACGGCGGCGAGGAGGTACGCGTGGTGGAGCTGGAGAAAGGTCCCTCGGGCCTGGGGTTCAACATCGTCGGTGGCGAAGACGGGCACGGCATCTACGTTTCTTTCCTGTTGGCCGGCGGACCTGCGGAGAGGTCCGGCGCTCTACGGAGAGGAGACCGTCTGCTCGCAGTCAACGATCTTGACATATCGCACGCCACACACGAACAGGCCGCCAAAGCCCTGAAG aGCACGGGTCAAATTGTTAAATTGACTGTTGTGTATCGTCCACAAGAATACAATAAGTTTGAAGCACGAATCAATGAATTGAAACAACATCATACGCTATTACGGACATCTCAAAAACGATCCTTGTATGTAAG AGCATTATTTGACTACGACCCCATTCGAGACGATGGTCTACCTTCGAGAGGATTGCCGTTTCGATATGGCGATATATTGCATGTTACAAATGCGTCCGATGACGAATGGTGGCAAGCCAG AAGGCTGGGTCAGGATAAAGTGGACACCGATGCTATCGGTATAATTCCTTCGAAACGTCGATGGGAAAGAAAACAGCGGGCACGCGATCGACAAGTTAAATTCCAGGGACAGGGTACACCGGTCAGTACG AGCCAATCCACTCTggaaaggaaaaagaaaactttATCTTTCAGTAGAAAATTCCCATTCATGAAGAGTCGAGAAGACGGCAAATCTGAAGATGGTTCCGATCAAGAAC CTTTCATGCTTTGTTACACGCAGGAGGACGCTAACGCTGACG GAGAAATCTTGTATCGAGTGGAACTTCCCATGATGGAGGAGATAACGCTCATATATCTCGAGGACGAGA GTCAAGACGAGACGGTGTTGTCTTACGAAACAGTTCAGCAATTGACGATCGCGTACACTCGGCCCGTGATAATATTGGGCCCATTGAAAGATAGAATAAACGACGACCTCATTTCCGAGTTCCCTGACAAGTTTGGAAGCTGCGTGCCTC ATACGACACGGCCAAGACGCGACTACGAGGTGGACGGGCGGGACTACCACTTCGTGGCCAGCCGCGAGCAGATGGAGCGCGACATACAGAATCACCTGTTCATCGAGGCCGGCCAGTACAACGACAATCTGTACGGAACGTCCGTGGCATCCGTGCGAGAAGTCGCCGAGAAG GGCAAGCATTGCATTTTGGACGTCAGCGGTAACGCAATCAAGAGATTGCAAGTAGCACAACTATTCCCTATTGCCATATTTATCAAACCAAAGAGTGTAGAGTCTATAat GGAAATGAACAAGAGAATGACAGAAGAACAAGCGAAGAAAACTTATGAACGTGCCCTTAAAATGGAGCAAGAATTCGCTGAATATTTTACTg CCGTGGTGACGGGCGACACGCCGGAAGAGATATACTCGAAGGTGAAGGCGGTGATCGCGGCGGAGAGCGGCCCGTCCGTGTGGGTGCCGCGCCGCGAGCCCCTGTGA
- the LOC101744274 gene encoding disks large 1 tumor suppressor protein isoform X10: MTERRKKKSHNGFLRKVSSLFNLDTAHVASSEMKQNEIKLQVNGIEGGANERTQGEDGYIYLSVALSRAGGAGLGFSIAGGSDNPHVADDPHIYVTKLIPGGAAAASQLLINDAILQVNDVNVENVTHAEAVDALKKAGSTVRLKVRRRAIEDTLNVSQVSNKEESVEIELIKGGSGLGFSIAGGLGNQHIPGDNGIYVTKIMAGGAAHQDGRLRVGDKLLMVKNTSNGDVNLDNVTHEDAVAALKATGERVLLVLVPGPRHGQPSPRTSRANTPSSAANSLRREDATDGGEEVRVVELEKGPSGLGFNIVGGEDGHGIYVSFLLAGGPAERSGALRRGDRLLAVNDLDISHATHEQAAKALKSTGQIVKLTVVYRPQEYNKFEARINELKQHHTLLRTSQKRSLYVRALFDYDPIRDDGLPSRGLPFRYGDILHVTNASDDEWWQARRLGQDKVDTDAIGIIPSKRRWERKQRARDRQVKFQGQGTPVSTSQSTLERKKKTLSFSRKFPFMKSREDGKSEDGSDQEPFMLCYTQEDANADGEILYRVELPMMEEITLIYLEDESQDETVLSYETVQQLTIAYTRPVIILGPLKDRINDDLISEFPDKFGSCVPHTTRPRRDYEVDGRDYHFVASREQMERDIQNHLFIEAGQYNDNLYGTSVASVREVAEKGKHCILDVSGNAIKRLQVAQLFPIAIFIKPKSVESIMEMNKRMTEEQAKKTYERALKMEQEFAEYFTAVVTGDTPEEIYSKVKAVIAAESGPSVWVPRREPL; the protein is encoded by the exons ATGACAGAGAGAAGGAAGAAAAAGTCTCATAATGGATTTCTTCGGAAAGTCTCTTCACTATTTAATCTTGATACG GCTCACGTCGCATCATCTGAAATGAAGCAG AATGAAATAAAGTTACAGGTTAATGGCATAGAAGGTGGAGCAAATGAAAGAACACAGGGTGAGGATGGCTACATTTACCTCTCGGTGGCACTGTCTCGAGCTGGTGGTGCTGGCTTGGGCTTCAGCATTGCAGGAGGGTCTGACAATCCCCATGTGGCAGATGACCCTCATATCTATGTCACAAAGCTCATACCTGGTGGTGCTGCTGCAGCCAGTCAGTTACTGATTAATGATGCTATTTTACag GTGAATGATGTGAATGTAGAAAATGTGACACATGCTGAAGCGGTTGATGCACTGAAAAAGGCTGGTAGTACTGTGAGATTg AAAGTGCGACGTCGAGCTATAGAAGATACCCTAAACGTGTCACAAGTGTCAAACAAAGAGGAATCTGTGGAAATAGAACTTATAAAAGGTGGCTCTGGCTTGGGCTTCAGTATAGCAGGCGGACTCGGTAACCAACACATACCCGGTGAcaacggcatttacgttaccAAAATCATGGCCGGCGGCGCTGCGCATCAAGATGGACGTTTAAGAGTTGGTGATAAATTGCTTATGGTCAAAAACACTTCT aacGGAGATGTCAATTTGGATAACGTGACACACGAGGATGCCGTGGCCGCTCTAAAGGCAACAGGAGAACGCGTGTTGCTAGTTTTGGTACCAGGGCCGAGACACGGACAACCCTCGCCGCGCACTTCTCGAGCTAACACAC cgtCGAGCGCAGCAAATTCTCTCCGACGCGAAGACGCAACGGACGGCGGCGAGGAGGTACGCGTGGTGGAGCTGGAGAAAGGTCCCTCGGGCCTGGGGTTCAACATCGTCGGTGGCGAAGACGGGCACGGCATCTACGTTTCTTTCCTGTTGGCCGGCGGACCTGCGGAGAGGTCCGGCGCTCTACGGAGAGGAGACCGTCTGCTCGCAGTCAACGATCTTGACATATCGCACGCCACACACGAACAGGCCGCCAAAGCCCTGAAG aGCACGGGTCAAATTGTTAAATTGACTGTTGTGTATCGTCCACAAGAATACAATAAGTTTGAAGCACGAATCAATGAATTGAAACAACATCATACGCTATTACGGACATCTCAAAAACGATCCTTGTATGTAAG AGCATTATTTGACTACGACCCCATTCGAGACGATGGTCTACCTTCGAGAGGATTGCCGTTTCGATATGGCGATATATTGCATGTTACAAATGCGTCCGATGACGAATGGTGGCAAGCCAG AAGGCTGGGTCAGGATAAAGTGGACACCGATGCTATCGGTATAATTCCTTCGAAACGTCGATGGGAAAGAAAACAGCGGGCACGCGATCGACAAGTTAAATTCCAGGGACAGGGTACACCGGTCAGTACG AGCCAATCCACTCTggaaaggaaaaagaaaactttATCTTTCAGTAGAAAATTCCCATTCATGAAGAGTCGAGAAGACGGCAAATCTGAAGATGGTTCCGATCAAGAAC CTTTCATGCTTTGTTACACGCAGGAGGACGCTAACGCTGACG GAGAAATCTTGTATCGAGTGGAACTTCCCATGATGGAGGAGATAACGCTCATATATCTCGAGGACGAGA GTCAAGACGAGACGGTGTTGTCTTACGAAACAGTTCAGCAATTGACGATCGCGTACACTCGGCCCGTGATAATATTGGGCCCATTGAAAGATAGAATAAACGACGACCTCATTTCCGAGTTCCCTGACAAGTTTGGAAGCTGCGTGCCTC ATACGACACGGCCAAGACGCGACTACGAGGTGGACGGGCGGGACTACCACTTCGTGGCCAGCCGCGAGCAGATGGAGCGCGACATACAGAATCACCTGTTCATCGAGGCCGGCCAGTACAACGACAATCTGTACGGAACGTCCGTGGCATCCGTGCGAGAAGTCGCCGAGAAG GGCAAGCATTGCATTTTGGACGTCAGCGGTAACGCAATCAAGAGATTGCAAGTAGCACAACTATTCCCTATTGCCATATTTATCAAACCAAAGAGTGTAGAGTCTATAat GGAAATGAACAAGAGAATGACAGAAGAACAAGCGAAGAAAACTTATGAACGTGCCCTTAAAATGGAGCAAGAATTCGCTGAATATTTTACTg CCGTGGTGACGGGCGACACGCCGGAAGAGATATACTCGAAGGTGAAGGCGGTGATCGCGGCGGAGAGCGGCCCGTCCGTGTGGGTGCCGCGCCGCGAGCCCCTGTGA
- the LOC101744274 gene encoding disks large 1 tumor suppressor protein isoform X20, with protein MTERRKKKSHNGFLRKVSSLFNLDTAHVASSEMKQVNGIEGGANERTQGEDGYIYLSVALSRAGGAGLGFSIAGGSDNPHVADDPHIYVTKLIPGGAAAASQLLINDAILQVNDVNVENVTHAEAVDALKKAGSTVRLKVRRRAIEDTLNVSQVSNKEESVEIELIKGGSGLGFSIAGGLGNQHIPGDNGIYVTKIMAGGAAHQDGRLRVGDKLLMVKNTSNGDVNLDNVTHEDAVAALKATGERVLLVLVPGPRHGQPSPRTSRANTPSSAANSLRREDATDGGEEVRVVELEKGPSGLGFNIVGGEDGHGIYVSFLLAGGPAERSGALRRGDRLLAVNDLDISHATHEQAAKALKSTGQIVKLTVVYRPQEYNKFEARINELKQHHTLLRTSQKRSLYVRALFDYDPIRDDGLPSRGLPFRYGDILHVTNASDDEWWQARRLGQDKVDTDAIGIIPSKRRWERKQRARDRQVKFQGQGTPVSTSQSTLERKKKTLSFSRKFPFMKSREDGKSEDGSDQEPFMLCYTQEDANADGQDETVLSYETVQQLTIAYTRPVIILGPLKDRINDDLISEFPDKFGSCVPHTTRPRRDYEVDGRDYHFVASREQMERDIQNHLFIEAGQYNDNLYGTSVASVREVAEKGKHCILDVSGNAIKRLQVAQLFPIAIFIKPKSVESIMEMNKRMTEEQAKKTYERALKMEQEFAEYFTAVVTGDTPEEIYSKVKAVIAAESGPSVWVPRREPL; from the exons ATGACAGAGAGAAGGAAGAAAAAGTCTCATAATGGATTTCTTCGGAAAGTCTCTTCACTATTTAATCTTGATACG GCTCACGTCGCATCATCTGAAATGAAGCAG GTTAATGGCATAGAAGGTGGAGCAAATGAAAGAACACAGGGTGAGGATGGCTACATTTACCTCTCGGTGGCACTGTCTCGAGCTGGTGGTGCTGGCTTGGGCTTCAGCATTGCAGGAGGGTCTGACAATCCCCATGTGGCAGATGACCCTCATATCTATGTCACAAAGCTCATACCTGGTGGTGCTGCTGCAGCCAGTCAGTTACTGATTAATGATGCTATTTTACag GTGAATGATGTGAATGTAGAAAATGTGACACATGCTGAAGCGGTTGATGCACTGAAAAAGGCTGGTAGTACTGTGAGATTg AAAGTGCGACGTCGAGCTATAGAAGATACCCTAAACGTGTCACAAGTGTCAAACAAAGAGGAATCTGTGGAAATAGAACTTATAAAAGGTGGCTCTGGCTTGGGCTTCAGTATAGCAGGCGGACTCGGTAACCAACACATACCCGGTGAcaacggcatttacgttaccAAAATCATGGCCGGCGGCGCTGCGCATCAAGATGGACGTTTAAGAGTTGGTGATAAATTGCTTATGGTCAAAAACACTTCT aacGGAGATGTCAATTTGGATAACGTGACACACGAGGATGCCGTGGCCGCTCTAAAGGCAACAGGAGAACGCGTGTTGCTAGTTTTGGTACCAGGGCCGAGACACGGACAACCCTCGCCGCGCACTTCTCGAGCTAACACAC cgtCGAGCGCAGCAAATTCTCTCCGACGCGAAGACGCAACGGACGGCGGCGAGGAGGTACGCGTGGTGGAGCTGGAGAAAGGTCCCTCGGGCCTGGGGTTCAACATCGTCGGTGGCGAAGACGGGCACGGCATCTACGTTTCTTTCCTGTTGGCCGGCGGACCTGCGGAGAGGTCCGGCGCTCTACGGAGAGGAGACCGTCTGCTCGCAGTCAACGATCTTGACATATCGCACGCCACACACGAACAGGCCGCCAAAGCCCTGAAG aGCACGGGTCAAATTGTTAAATTGACTGTTGTGTATCGTCCACAAGAATACAATAAGTTTGAAGCACGAATCAATGAATTGAAACAACATCATACGCTATTACGGACATCTCAAAAACGATCCTTGTATGTAAG AGCATTATTTGACTACGACCCCATTCGAGACGATGGTCTACCTTCGAGAGGATTGCCGTTTCGATATGGCGATATATTGCATGTTACAAATGCGTCCGATGACGAATGGTGGCAAGCCAG AAGGCTGGGTCAGGATAAAGTGGACACCGATGCTATCGGTATAATTCCTTCGAAACGTCGATGGGAAAGAAAACAGCGGGCACGCGATCGACAAGTTAAATTCCAGGGACAGGGTACACCGGTCAGTACG AGCCAATCCACTCTggaaaggaaaaagaaaactttATCTTTCAGTAGAAAATTCCCATTCATGAAGAGTCGAGAAGACGGCAAATCTGAAGATGGTTCCGATCAAGAAC CTTTCATGCTTTGTTACACGCAGGAGGACGCTAACGCTGACG GTCAAGACGAGACGGTGTTGTCTTACGAAACAGTTCAGCAATTGACGATCGCGTACACTCGGCCCGTGATAATATTGGGCCCATTGAAAGATAGAATAAACGACGACCTCATTTCCGAGTTCCCTGACAAGTTTGGAAGCTGCGTGCCTC ATACGACACGGCCAAGACGCGACTACGAGGTGGACGGGCGGGACTACCACTTCGTGGCCAGCCGCGAGCAGATGGAGCGCGACATACAGAATCACCTGTTCATCGAGGCCGGCCAGTACAACGACAATCTGTACGGAACGTCCGTGGCATCCGTGCGAGAAGTCGCCGAGAAG GGCAAGCATTGCATTTTGGACGTCAGCGGTAACGCAATCAAGAGATTGCAAGTAGCACAACTATTCCCTATTGCCATATTTATCAAACCAAAGAGTGTAGAGTCTATAat GGAAATGAACAAGAGAATGACAGAAGAACAAGCGAAGAAAACTTATGAACGTGCCCTTAAAATGGAGCAAGAATTCGCTGAATATTTTACTg CCGTGGTGACGGGCGACACGCCGGAAGAGATATACTCGAAGGTGAAGGCGGTGATCGCGGCGGAGAGCGGCCCGTCCGTGTGGGTGCCGCGCCGCGAGCCCCTGTGA